The genomic stretch CCGCCGTCTGCGAATGGAGGCGCGTGGCCCGGTCCCTGCATCTTCCCGAGACGGAGGTGGAAGGGATGTCGCCGGCCTTCCAACGTGCCGGTCCCGCCAGCTGACCCATCGATCTGCCCATCTTGAGTCTCGACCCCACTCCCCCCTCGCCCCTTCAATTCCTACACTGAGGGCCCCTTTCAAGCGGGTGCGGCGTCAGGCTGGATGAGGAAGGAAGGATTCCCTTGGCCCTCAAGGTGTACATCGAGACCTACGGCTGTCAGATGAACGTCTCCGACAGCGAGCTGGTGGCCCGGCTGCTGGAGGACGACGCCCACCGCGTGCAGGAGTCCATCGAGGGCGCCGACGTGGTGCTGGTGAACACCTGCGCCGTGCGCGAGGGCGCCGAGCAGCGCGTGCTGGGGCAGCTGGCCAGCTGGAAGCGGTTGAAGACCGAGCGCCCGGAGCTGATCCTGGGCGTGCTGGGCTGCATGAGCGCGCACCTGTCCTCGAAGATCACGGAGAGCCTGCCCCACGTGGACTTGGTGATGGGCCCCGACCAGTACCGCAAGCTGCCCGGCGTGATCCGCGACCTGGTGGTGGGGCGCGAGGCGCAGGTCATCCTGACCCGGCGCGACAAGACCGAGAACTACGACGAGATCTATCCCAGCCGCAAGGCCGGCGTCAACGCCTGGGTGACGGTGATGCGCGGCTGCGACAACATGTGCACGTTTTGCATCGTGCCCTTCACGCGCGGCCGGGAACGCAGCCGCAGCGTGGCCAGCGTGCTGGAGGAGTGCCGCCGGCTGGCGGCCGAAGGCTTCCGCGAGGTGACCCTGCTGGGCCAGAACGTCAACAGCTACCGCGACCCCAGCTGGTGGCCGATTGCGCCGGTGGGCGGGGCGGCGGTGGCGGCGGGCGAATCGGACGGCGCACGCTTCGCCGAGTTGCTGGCCGCGGTGGGCGAGGTGCCGGGTCTGGAGCGCGTGCGCTTCACCAGCCCGCATCCCAAGGACTTCAGCCCGGCCATGATCCGCGAAATGGCGACGAACCCCAAGATCTGCAAGCACATGCACCTACCCATGCAGGCGGGCAACGACCGCGTGCTGGCCCTGATGCGCCGGGACTACACGGGGGCCGAGTTCCTGGACCTGGTGGATGAGGCCCGCGCCCAGCTGCCGGAGATTGGCTTCAGCACGGACATCATCGTGGGCTTCCCCACGGAGACCGCTGCCGAGTTCGAGGACACCTTGCGCCTGGTGGAGCGCGTGCGCTTCGATTCCGCCTTTACCTTCGAGTACAGCCCGCGGGAAGGCGCACCCTCGGCCAGCTGGACGGACGACGTGCCGGCGGCGGAGAAAAACCGGCGGCTGCGCCTGCTGGTGGACCTCCAGCACCGCATCACGGAAGAGAAGGCGGCCGCCTGCC from Candidatus Delongbacteria bacterium encodes the following:
- the miaB gene encoding tRNA (N6-isopentenyl adenosine(37)-C2)-methylthiotransferase MiaB, whose translation is MALKVYIETYGCQMNVSDSELVARLLEDDAHRVQESIEGADVVLVNTCAVREGAEQRVLGQLASWKRLKTERPELILGVLGCMSAHLSSKITESLPHVDLVMGPDQYRKLPGVIRDLVVGREAQVILTRRDKTENYDEIYPSRKAGVNAWVTVMRGCDNMCTFCIVPFTRGRERSRSVASVLEECRRLAAEGFREVTLLGQNVNSYRDPSWWPIAPVGGAAVAAGESDGARFAELLAAVGEVPGLERVRFTSPHPKDFSPAMIREMATNPKICKHMHLPMQAGNDRVLALMRRDYTGAEFLDLVDEARAQLPEIGFSTDIIVGFPTETAAEFEDTLRLVERVRFDSAFTFEYSPREGAPSASWTDDVPAAEKNRRLRLLVDLQHRITEEKAAACRGRSYEVLIESPSKKSDLELMGRTTCNRVVVVPADPRWRIGSLVTARVDEVSSFTLRGVVTQLEGRPLA